One genomic region from Electrophorus electricus isolate fEleEle1 chromosome 25, fEleEle1.pri, whole genome shotgun sequence encodes:
- the ildr2 gene encoding immunoglobulin-like domain-containing receptor 2 isoform X3, translating into MTILSSRWIPFLLFSLLSCSGVQVMVRDEKKFAMLFSSVVLPCQYSTHSKQTPVVQWWYSSYCTDRTHDSFTFPETLGMKGSELGATAHLDCPDSSRTVRIVASRQGSSFTLAEHYKTRDISIINNAELRIGELQWGDSGIYSCKVIIGDDVDGETEGQLELLVLGKTGVLDDVLPEFELEIMPEWVFVGCVVLAGLLFLLFIGVCWCQCCPHSCCCYVRCCCCPDTCCCPKHLYEAGKQANSGQPTQIAMYSPYYIPGVPIVPRAVPPIAEPTISAAPPPMESNMTGARSLSELSSLHEADVDFRQTYRQVQKKALQPIGDHEAESHICTAPTGPGLRSARYQSTRDEEQVSSRWNPRSEHLHRKAFDGRGRTGSLDELEEFARSYGPRAGRRVDPRGPQRDFEMELRPQDPRSTYRDRPHRFHDAADEWYQRSPPPSPRRRRDTGASERYAARSLSYDDTYLTSLLERKTRERGERGGWADEDSDTPSKDSSKNSRSASYRPEEDDPLPPYCEAERYRAEKGTERERYRTLENAAQPFSYTRPSHGTSRTLKERREDKEKPRKLTSHLSRESLIV; encoded by the exons ATGACTATTTTATCGAGTCGTTGGATTCCCTTTCTACTCTTTTCAC TGCTCAGTTGCAGTGGTGTGCAGGTGATGGTGAGGGATGAGAAGAAGTTTGCCATGCTGTTCTCCTCTGTGGTCCTGCCGTGCCAGTACAGCACCCATTCCAAGCAGACCCCTGTGGTGCAGTGGTGGTATAGCTCCTACTGTACTGACCGCACCCATGATTCCTTCACCTTCCCTGAGACTCTGGGCATGAAGGGCTCCGAGCTGGGTGCCACAGCCCACCTGGACTGCCCCGACAGCAGCCGCACCGTCCGCATCGTGGCCTCCCGACAGGGATCCTCCTTCACCCTGGCTGAGCACTATAAAACAAGAGACATCTCCATCATAAACA ATGCGGAGTTGCGCATCGGGGAGCTGCAGTGGGGGGACAGTGGCATCTACTCATGCAAGGTGATCATCGGTGATGACGTGGACGGCGAGACAGAAGGGCAGCTGGAGCTGCTGGTGCTCG gtAAGACAGGTGTGCTGGATGACGTCCTGCCTGAGTTTGAGCTAGAGATTATGCCAG agtgggtgtttgtgggaTGTGTAGTCCTGGCTGGTCTGCTGTTCCTGTTGTTCATTGGGGTGTGCTGGTGTCAGTGCTGCCCACATTCCTGCTGCTGTTATGtacgctgctgctgctgcccagATACCTGCTGCTGCCCAAAGCATT TATATGAAGCAGGGAAGCAGGCTAATAGTGGACAGCCCACCCAGATTGCCATGTATTCCCCGTACTACATTCCGGGTGTTCCCATTGTGCCTCGCGCTGTACCACCTATCGCTGAGCCCACAATATCTGCAGCACCCCCACCTATGGAGAGCAATATGACTGGAG CTCGCAGCCTATCAGAATTGAGCTCCCTGCACGAGGCTGATGTAGACTTCAGGCAGACCTATCGGCAGGTGCAGAAGAAAGCTCTGCAACCAATCGGCGACCACGAAGCTGAGTCACACATCTGCACGGCCCCCACAGGTCCCGGGCTCCGGTCCGCACGCTATCAGAGCACTCGCGATGAGGAGCAGGTCAGCAGCAG GTGGAACCCGCGGTCAGAACACCTGCACAGGAAGGCCTTCGATGGCAGGGGTCGCACCGGCTCTCTGGACGAGCTGGAGGAGTTTGCGAGGAGCTACGGCCCCCGAGCTGGGCGGAGGGTTGACCCCCGTGGACCCCAGCGAGATTTTGAAATGGAGCTGAGGCCGCAAGACCCACGGTCAACATACCGGGACAGGCCACACCGTTTCCATGACGCCGCCGATGAATGGTACCAGCGTAgccctcctccatctccacgaAGGAGACGGGACACGGGCGCCAGCGAGCGGTACGCCGCCCGCAGCCTATCGTACGACGACACCTACCTCACCTCCCTGCTGGAACGCAAGACCAGGGAGCGTGGAGAGCGTGGCGGGTGGGCCGACGAGGACAGCGACACGCCCTCCAAGGACAGCTCCAAGAACAGCCGGTCAGCCAGCTACCGGCCTGAGGAGGATGACCCCTTGCCTCCGTACTGTGAGGCGGAGCGCTATCGGGCGGAGAAAGGCACAGAACGGGAGCGGTATCGCACCCTGGAGAATGCCGCGCAGCCCTTCTCTTATACCCGCCCCAGTCACGGCACCTCGCGGACCCTGAAGGAGCGCAGGGAGGACAAGGAAAAGCCCAGGAAACTG ACCTCACATCTAAGCAGAGAGTCCCTCATTGTTTGA
- the ildr2 gene encoding immunoglobulin-like domain-containing receptor 2 isoform X1 produces the protein MTILSSRWIPFLLFSLLSCSGVQVMVRDEKKFAMLFSSVVLPCQYSTHSKQTPVVQWWYSSYCTDRTHDSFTFPETLGMKGSELGATAHLDCPDSSRTVRIVASRQGSSFTLAEHYKTRDISIINNAELRIGELQWGDSGIYSCKVIIGDDVDGETEGQLELLVLGKTGVLDDVLPEFELEIMPEWVFVGCVVLAGLLFLLFIGVCWCQCCPHSCCCYVRCCCCPDTCCCPKHLYEAGKQANSGQPTQIAMYSPYYIPGVPIVPRAVPPIAEPTISAAPPPMESNMTGVRSGYRLQASQGQDVMKVVYYIERDLAQFRTAKGASHPSRSLSELSSLHEADVDFRQTYRQVQKKALQPIGDHEAESHICTAPTGPGLRSARYQSTRDEEQVSSRWNPRSEHLHRKAFDGRGRTGSLDELEEFARSYGPRAGRRVDPRGPQRDFEMELRPQDPRSTYRDRPHRFHDAADEWYQRSPPPSPRRRRDTGASERYAARSLSYDDTYLTSLLERKTRERGERGGWADEDSDTPSKDSSKNSRSASYRPEEDDPLPPYCEAERYRAEKGTERERYRTLENAAQPFSYTRPSHGTSRTLKERREDKEKPRKLTSHLSRESLIV, from the exons ATGACTATTTTATCGAGTCGTTGGATTCCCTTTCTACTCTTTTCAC TGCTCAGTTGCAGTGGTGTGCAGGTGATGGTGAGGGATGAGAAGAAGTTTGCCATGCTGTTCTCCTCTGTGGTCCTGCCGTGCCAGTACAGCACCCATTCCAAGCAGACCCCTGTGGTGCAGTGGTGGTATAGCTCCTACTGTACTGACCGCACCCATGATTCCTTCACCTTCCCTGAGACTCTGGGCATGAAGGGCTCCGAGCTGGGTGCCACAGCCCACCTGGACTGCCCCGACAGCAGCCGCACCGTCCGCATCGTGGCCTCCCGACAGGGATCCTCCTTCACCCTGGCTGAGCACTATAAAACAAGAGACATCTCCATCATAAACA ATGCGGAGTTGCGCATCGGGGAGCTGCAGTGGGGGGACAGTGGCATCTACTCATGCAAGGTGATCATCGGTGATGACGTGGACGGCGAGACAGAAGGGCAGCTGGAGCTGCTGGTGCTCG gtAAGACAGGTGTGCTGGATGACGTCCTGCCTGAGTTTGAGCTAGAGATTATGCCAG agtgggtgtttgtgggaTGTGTAGTCCTGGCTGGTCTGCTGTTCCTGTTGTTCATTGGGGTGTGCTGGTGTCAGTGCTGCCCACATTCCTGCTGCTGTTATGtacgctgctgctgctgcccagATACCTGCTGCTGCCCAAAGCATT TATATGAAGCAGGGAAGCAGGCTAATAGTGGACAGCCCACCCAGATTGCCATGTATTCCCCGTACTACATTCCGGGTGTTCCCATTGTGCCTCGCGCTGTACCACCTATCGCTGAGCCCACAATATCTGCAGCACCCCCACCTATGGAGAGCAATATGACTGGAG TGCGCAGTGGATATCGTCTCCAGGCCAGTCAGGGTCAGGACGTTATGAAAGTTGTGTACTACATAGAGAGGGACCTGGCACAGTTCCGCACGGCCAAGGGGGCCAGCCATCCAT CTCGCAGCCTATCAGAATTGAGCTCCCTGCACGAGGCTGATGTAGACTTCAGGCAGACCTATCGGCAGGTGCAGAAGAAAGCTCTGCAACCAATCGGCGACCACGAAGCTGAGTCACACATCTGCACGGCCCCCACAGGTCCCGGGCTCCGGTCCGCACGCTATCAGAGCACTCGCGATGAGGAGCAGGTCAGCAGCAG GTGGAACCCGCGGTCAGAACACCTGCACAGGAAGGCCTTCGATGGCAGGGGTCGCACCGGCTCTCTGGACGAGCTGGAGGAGTTTGCGAGGAGCTACGGCCCCCGAGCTGGGCGGAGGGTTGACCCCCGTGGACCCCAGCGAGATTTTGAAATGGAGCTGAGGCCGCAAGACCCACGGTCAACATACCGGGACAGGCCACACCGTTTCCATGACGCCGCCGATGAATGGTACCAGCGTAgccctcctccatctccacgaAGGAGACGGGACACGGGCGCCAGCGAGCGGTACGCCGCCCGCAGCCTATCGTACGACGACACCTACCTCACCTCCCTGCTGGAACGCAAGACCAGGGAGCGTGGAGAGCGTGGCGGGTGGGCCGACGAGGACAGCGACACGCCCTCCAAGGACAGCTCCAAGAACAGCCGGTCAGCCAGCTACCGGCCTGAGGAGGATGACCCCTTGCCTCCGTACTGTGAGGCGGAGCGCTATCGGGCGGAGAAAGGCACAGAACGGGAGCGGTATCGCACCCTGGAGAATGCCGCGCAGCCCTTCTCTTATACCCGCCCCAGTCACGGCACCTCGCGGACCCTGAAGGAGCGCAGGGAGGACAAGGAAAAGCCCAGGAAACTG ACCTCACATCTAAGCAGAGAGTCCCTCATTGTTTGA
- the ildr2 gene encoding immunoglobulin-like domain-containing receptor 2 isoform X2, protein MTILSSRWIPFLLFSLLSCSGVQVMVRDEKKFAMLFSSVVLPCQYSTHSKQTPVVQWWYSSYCTDRTHDSFTFPETLGMKGSELGATAHLDCPDSSRTVRIVASRQGSSFTLAEHYKTRDISIINNAELRIGELQWGDSGIYSCKVIIGDDVDGETEGQLELLVLEWVFVGCVVLAGLLFLLFIGVCWCQCCPHSCCCYVRCCCCPDTCCCPKHLYEAGKQANSGQPTQIAMYSPYYIPGVPIVPRAVPPIAEPTISAAPPPMESNMTGVRSGYRLQASQGQDVMKVVYYIERDLAQFRTAKGASHPSRSLSELSSLHEADVDFRQTYRQVQKKALQPIGDHEAESHICTAPTGPGLRSARYQSTRDEEQVSSRWNPRSEHLHRKAFDGRGRTGSLDELEEFARSYGPRAGRRVDPRGPQRDFEMELRPQDPRSTYRDRPHRFHDAADEWYQRSPPPSPRRRRDTGASERYAARSLSYDDTYLTSLLERKTRERGERGGWADEDSDTPSKDSSKNSRSASYRPEEDDPLPPYCEAERYRAEKGTERERYRTLENAAQPFSYTRPSHGTSRTLKERREDKEKPRKLTSHLSRESLIV, encoded by the exons ATGACTATTTTATCGAGTCGTTGGATTCCCTTTCTACTCTTTTCAC TGCTCAGTTGCAGTGGTGTGCAGGTGATGGTGAGGGATGAGAAGAAGTTTGCCATGCTGTTCTCCTCTGTGGTCCTGCCGTGCCAGTACAGCACCCATTCCAAGCAGACCCCTGTGGTGCAGTGGTGGTATAGCTCCTACTGTACTGACCGCACCCATGATTCCTTCACCTTCCCTGAGACTCTGGGCATGAAGGGCTCCGAGCTGGGTGCCACAGCCCACCTGGACTGCCCCGACAGCAGCCGCACCGTCCGCATCGTGGCCTCCCGACAGGGATCCTCCTTCACCCTGGCTGAGCACTATAAAACAAGAGACATCTCCATCATAAACA ATGCGGAGTTGCGCATCGGGGAGCTGCAGTGGGGGGACAGTGGCATCTACTCATGCAAGGTGATCATCGGTGATGACGTGGACGGCGAGACAGAAGGGCAGCTGGAGCTGCTGGTGCTCG agtgggtgtttgtgggaTGTGTAGTCCTGGCTGGTCTGCTGTTCCTGTTGTTCATTGGGGTGTGCTGGTGTCAGTGCTGCCCACATTCCTGCTGCTGTTATGtacgctgctgctgctgcccagATACCTGCTGCTGCCCAAAGCATT TATATGAAGCAGGGAAGCAGGCTAATAGTGGACAGCCCACCCAGATTGCCATGTATTCCCCGTACTACATTCCGGGTGTTCCCATTGTGCCTCGCGCTGTACCACCTATCGCTGAGCCCACAATATCTGCAGCACCCCCACCTATGGAGAGCAATATGACTGGAG TGCGCAGTGGATATCGTCTCCAGGCCAGTCAGGGTCAGGACGTTATGAAAGTTGTGTACTACATAGAGAGGGACCTGGCACAGTTCCGCACGGCCAAGGGGGCCAGCCATCCAT CTCGCAGCCTATCAGAATTGAGCTCCCTGCACGAGGCTGATGTAGACTTCAGGCAGACCTATCGGCAGGTGCAGAAGAAAGCTCTGCAACCAATCGGCGACCACGAAGCTGAGTCACACATCTGCACGGCCCCCACAGGTCCCGGGCTCCGGTCCGCACGCTATCAGAGCACTCGCGATGAGGAGCAGGTCAGCAGCAG GTGGAACCCGCGGTCAGAACACCTGCACAGGAAGGCCTTCGATGGCAGGGGTCGCACCGGCTCTCTGGACGAGCTGGAGGAGTTTGCGAGGAGCTACGGCCCCCGAGCTGGGCGGAGGGTTGACCCCCGTGGACCCCAGCGAGATTTTGAAATGGAGCTGAGGCCGCAAGACCCACGGTCAACATACCGGGACAGGCCACACCGTTTCCATGACGCCGCCGATGAATGGTACCAGCGTAgccctcctccatctccacgaAGGAGACGGGACACGGGCGCCAGCGAGCGGTACGCCGCCCGCAGCCTATCGTACGACGACACCTACCTCACCTCCCTGCTGGAACGCAAGACCAGGGAGCGTGGAGAGCGTGGCGGGTGGGCCGACGAGGACAGCGACACGCCCTCCAAGGACAGCTCCAAGAACAGCCGGTCAGCCAGCTACCGGCCTGAGGAGGATGACCCCTTGCCTCCGTACTGTGAGGCGGAGCGCTATCGGGCGGAGAAAGGCACAGAACGGGAGCGGTATCGCACCCTGGAGAATGCCGCGCAGCCCTTCTCTTATACCCGCCCCAGTCACGGCACCTCGCGGACCCTGAAGGAGCGCAGGGAGGACAAGGAAAAGCCCAGGAAACTG ACCTCACATCTAAGCAGAGAGTCCCTCATTGTTTGA
- the ildr2 gene encoding immunoglobulin-like domain-containing receptor 2 isoform X4: MCRCCRADAELRIGELQWGDSGIYSCKVIIGDDVDGETEGQLELLVLGKTGVLDDVLPEFELEIMPEWVFVGCVVLAGLLFLLFIGVCWCQCCPHSCCCYVRCCCCPDTCCCPKHLYEAGKQANSGQPTQIAMYSPYYIPGVPIVPRAVPPIAEPTISAAPPPMESNMTGVRSGYRLQASQGQDVMKVVYYIERDLAQFRTAKGASHPSRSLSELSSLHEADVDFRQTYRQVQKKALQPIGDHEAESHICTAPTGPGLRSARYQSTRDEEQVSSRWNPRSEHLHRKAFDGRGRTGSLDELEEFARSYGPRAGRRVDPRGPQRDFEMELRPQDPRSTYRDRPHRFHDAADEWYQRSPPPSPRRRRDTGASERYAARSLSYDDTYLTSLLERKTRERGERGGWADEDSDTPSKDSSKNSRSASYRPEEDDPLPPYCEAERYRAEKGTERERYRTLENAAQPFSYTRPSHGTSRTLKERREDKEKPRKLTSHLSRESLIV; this comes from the exons ATGTGTCGCTGTTGCCGTGCAGATGCGGAGTTGCGCATCGGGGAGCTGCAGTGGGGGGACAGTGGCATCTACTCATGCAAGGTGATCATCGGTGATGACGTGGACGGCGAGACAGAAGGGCAGCTGGAGCTGCTGGTGCTCG gtAAGACAGGTGTGCTGGATGACGTCCTGCCTGAGTTTGAGCTAGAGATTATGCCAG agtgggtgtttgtgggaTGTGTAGTCCTGGCTGGTCTGCTGTTCCTGTTGTTCATTGGGGTGTGCTGGTGTCAGTGCTGCCCACATTCCTGCTGCTGTTATGtacgctgctgctgctgcccagATACCTGCTGCTGCCCAAAGCATT TATATGAAGCAGGGAAGCAGGCTAATAGTGGACAGCCCACCCAGATTGCCATGTATTCCCCGTACTACATTCCGGGTGTTCCCATTGTGCCTCGCGCTGTACCACCTATCGCTGAGCCCACAATATCTGCAGCACCCCCACCTATGGAGAGCAATATGACTGGAG TGCGCAGTGGATATCGTCTCCAGGCCAGTCAGGGTCAGGACGTTATGAAAGTTGTGTACTACATAGAGAGGGACCTGGCACAGTTCCGCACGGCCAAGGGGGCCAGCCATCCAT CTCGCAGCCTATCAGAATTGAGCTCCCTGCACGAGGCTGATGTAGACTTCAGGCAGACCTATCGGCAGGTGCAGAAGAAAGCTCTGCAACCAATCGGCGACCACGAAGCTGAGTCACACATCTGCACGGCCCCCACAGGTCCCGGGCTCCGGTCCGCACGCTATCAGAGCACTCGCGATGAGGAGCAGGTCAGCAGCAG GTGGAACCCGCGGTCAGAACACCTGCACAGGAAGGCCTTCGATGGCAGGGGTCGCACCGGCTCTCTGGACGAGCTGGAGGAGTTTGCGAGGAGCTACGGCCCCCGAGCTGGGCGGAGGGTTGACCCCCGTGGACCCCAGCGAGATTTTGAAATGGAGCTGAGGCCGCAAGACCCACGGTCAACATACCGGGACAGGCCACACCGTTTCCATGACGCCGCCGATGAATGGTACCAGCGTAgccctcctccatctccacgaAGGAGACGGGACACGGGCGCCAGCGAGCGGTACGCCGCCCGCAGCCTATCGTACGACGACACCTACCTCACCTCCCTGCTGGAACGCAAGACCAGGGAGCGTGGAGAGCGTGGCGGGTGGGCCGACGAGGACAGCGACACGCCCTCCAAGGACAGCTCCAAGAACAGCCGGTCAGCCAGCTACCGGCCTGAGGAGGATGACCCCTTGCCTCCGTACTGTGAGGCGGAGCGCTATCGGGCGGAGAAAGGCACAGAACGGGAGCGGTATCGCACCCTGGAGAATGCCGCGCAGCCCTTCTCTTATACCCGCCCCAGTCACGGCACCTCGCGGACCCTGAAGGAGCGCAGGGAGGACAAGGAAAAGCCCAGGAAACTG ACCTCACATCTAAGCAGAGAGTCCCTCATTGTTTGA
- the ildr1b gene encoding LOW QUALITY PROTEIN: immunoglobulin-like domain-containing receptor 1b (The sequence of the model RefSeq protein was modified relative to this genomic sequence to represent the inferred CDS: inserted 3 bases in 2 codons; deleted 3 bases in 2 codons), which produces MNKYTLIAALFYNHFTAELLAIQVTVPYNQRSTMLFASVILRCDYSTSANLQEVLVTWRYKSFCLDPVLQYYTTVYQAALTLGQNPANDCPDRQRTIRTVIQKNGNKEPILGAEYRERKITILNKADLVITEVMWWDNGVYFCSIDVAGDTIGDSDQEVELIVYNWLTVLLIIIGGLLLIILLGVCCCQCCPQRCCCYVRCPCCPKVCCCPEKDVMQHRMLRNAQKAMAPWVFASPFIPTMTSRTSSQAHPLLYSGSFSEFPSKNNIPMGPMAVPSPQPIPPMAFPHDVQSTMLESVHGSERGTNPMLDFLERQVRAMDVGASLVSPLAQYPGVPLHALHPQXLHPPPVQPEQPIQPLSRDSVLHSGPPXMLSALEEMGVHGVERRVIRLPPIVSRAQACPPAGHRGMHRGGNRLSSHSSGSSNRLSGRPERTDSRRDPDSPHGRGILRGYRERSRTRMRRKGELVAEQELGCARQDRSYFPSPRQASWSSEEENGHKGAVRSRDRAWTEKPPSYSSIEIQPGHRGRTNGRYSDKSSRSGVSVVI; this is translated from the exons ATGAACAAGTATACTTTGATAGCGGCGCTGTTCtacaaccatttcactgcag AGCTGCTTGCCATCCAGGTGACGGTTCCTTACAACCAGAGAAGTACAATGCTGTTTGCCTCCGTCATCCTACGTTGTGATTACTCTACTTCAGCTAATCTGCAAGAGGTTCTGGTTACATGGCGCTACAAATCCTTCTGCTTGGACCCAGTGTTGCAGTATTACACAACAG tCTACCAGGCTGCTCTGACTCTGGGCCAGAACCCGGCCAACGACTGCCCAGACCGCCAGCGCACCATTCGCACGGTCATCCAGAAGAACGGCAACAAAGAGCCCATTCTGGGGGCTGAGTATCGTGAACGCAAGATCACCATCCTAAACA AGGCCGACCTGGTCATCACCGAGGTCATGTGGTGGGATAATGGTGTGTATTTCTGCTCAATTGATGTGGCTGGAGACACCATCGGAGACTCTGATCAGGAAGTCGAACTAATTGTGTACA ATTGGCTGACGGTGTTGTTGATCATCATCGGGGGTTTGCTGTTGATCATACTCCTGGGTGTCTGCTGCTGCCAGTGCTGCCCTCAGAGATGCTGCTGCTACGTCCGCTGCCCCTGCTGTCCAAAGGTGTGCTGCTGTCCAGAGaaag ATGTGATGCAGCACAGGATGTTGCGTAATGCTCAGAAAGCCATGGCTCCTTGGGTCTTC GCCAGCCCTTTTATCCCAACAATGACTTCCAGAACATCCTCTCAGGCACACCCTCTGCTCTACTCCG GCTCCTTCTCTGAGTTTCCTTCTAAAAACAACATTCCAATGGGACCAATGGCTGTTCCCTCCCCCCAGCCCATCCCACCTATGGCATTTCCCCACGATGTCCAATCCACCATGCTTGAGAGTGTGCATGGTAGTGAACGTGGCACCAACCCGATGCTGGACTTCCtggagagacaggtgagggCGATGGATGTGGGAGCCTCACTTGTCTCCCCGTTGGCTCAGTACCCGGGGGTACCGCTTCATGCTCTGCATCCTCA GCTGCACCCCCCCCCAGTCCAGCCTGAGCAGCCCATACAGCCCCTATCGCGGGACAGTGTCCTTCACTCGGGTCCGC GCATGCTCTCAGCCCTGGAGGAGATGGGCGTCCACGGGGTGGAGCGC AGGGTCATTCGGCTGCCTCCAATCGTGAGCCGGGCCCAAGCCTGTCCTCCCGCAGGGCACCGAGGGATGCACCGCGGGGGGAACCGCCTCTCCAGCCACTCCAGCGGCAGTTCGAACCGCCTGAGCGGGCGGCCGGAACGGACTGACTCTCGGCGGGACCCCGACTCGCCACATGGGCGAGGGATCCTGCGTGGCTACAGAGAGCGCTCTCGTACACGCATGCGCAGAAAAGGCGAGCTCGTAGCGGAGCAAGAGCTGGGGTGTGCTCGCCAGGACAGGAGTTACTTCCCCAGTCCTCGCCAGGCCTCCTGGAGCTCCGAGGAGGAGAATGGTCACAAAGGAGCTGTGAGATCACGAGACAGAGCCTGGACTGAAAAACCTCCGAGCTACTCCTCCATCGAGATCCAGCCTGGACACAGGGGAAGGACCAACGGACGCTACTCG GATAAGAGCTCTCGCAGTGGCGTCAGTGTGGTGATTTGA